From the genome of Planctomycetota bacterium, one region includes:
- a CDS encoding carboxypeptidase regulatory-like domain-containing protein has product MSIRPVHHGIHSPLSSSAFVRRRAGMLLAMAGCMILAGCGSKSPGLAGLAPVTGTVTLKGAPLEGATVTFSAAGAGRAASGMTDATGKFSLTSLNPGDGAMPGDYSVTVKKTETVGKVYSSQESQEYYMKNQKAPPAPQVKNLVNGKFALPSSSPLKATVKAGKNDFTFDVE; this is encoded by the coding sequence ATGTCGATCCGTCCAGTGCATCACGGGATCCACTCCCCCCTGTCGTCCAGCGCGTTTGTCCGCCGTCGCGCCGGCATGCTGCTGGCCATGGCTGGCTGCATGATCCTCGCCGGGTGCGGCTCCAAGTCTCCTGGGCTCGCGGGCCTCGCGCCGGTCACGGGAACCGTGACACTCAAGGGCGCTCCGCTCGAGGGAGCGACCGTCACGTTCTCTGCCGCGGGTGCGGGCCGAGCCGCTTCAGGAATGACCGACGCCACGGGGAAGTTTTCCCTGACATCGCTCAACCCCGGCGACGGGGCGATGCCCGGCGACTACAGCGTGACCGTCAAGAAGACGGAGACGGTCGGCAAGGTCTACTCGTCGCAGGAGTCGCAGGAGTACTACATGAAGAACCAGAAGGCTCCCCCGGCACCGCAGGTCAAGAACCTCGTCAACGGGAAGTTCGCGCTGCCGTCGTCTTCACCGCTGAAGGCGACGGTCAAGGCGGGGAAGAACGACTTCACGTTCGACGTCGAATGA
- a CDS encoding DUF1559 domain-containing protein, whose protein sequence is MSFSNSPPLAGTGVPGGAGRRSAGFTLVELLVVIAIIGTLVGLLLPAVQAAREAARRSSCTNKLRQLGIALHNYHDTNQSFPPHCINWRWGAHPRLLPFTENVQMYNFQMSWQGGNSNLNVGGPPNGQPPPWDNCGLGPQQAPWNFTLPGIRCPSDQEAVTATGDIGSVGVSNYCFSRGDCGSYSEDNGAQNARGMFQAGSNGYPDGTYKRAPKGSTMAQVVDGLSKTIAMSENLVGTNSQNVVNSGIATGFPGWQDFVPSDCMARVGANGQYVAGTNTRPWRGQRWADGGTTFTGFQTVTPPNGPSCIEGDWDALGGAVSASSNHPGGVNAVMGDSSVRFITNNIDTGNLSLSWRAYNGDGSPGGRASPYGVWGAMGSRAGRESVATSD, encoded by the coding sequence ATGTCGTTTTCAAACAGTCCGCCACTCGCCGGCACAGGTGTGCCGGGCGGTGCAGGACGGCGGTCGGCTGGCTTCACGCTCGTCGAACTGCTCGTCGTGATCGCGATCATCGGCACGCTCGTCGGGCTGCTCCTGCCTGCAGTGCAGGCGGCCCGCGAAGCTGCCCGGCGGAGCAGTTGCACCAACAAGCTGCGGCAGTTGGGGATCGCTCTCCACAACTACCACGACACGAACCAGTCGTTTCCCCCGCACTGCATCAACTGGCGCTGGGGAGCCCATCCGCGTCTGCTGCCGTTCACTGAGAACGTCCAGATGTACAACTTTCAGATGAGTTGGCAGGGGGGCAACAGCAACCTCAACGTCGGCGGCCCACCGAACGGCCAGCCGCCGCCGTGGGACAACTGTGGTCTCGGTCCGCAGCAGGCTCCGTGGAACTTCACGCTCCCGGGCATCCGCTGCCCGTCCGACCAGGAAGCGGTGACCGCCACCGGCGACATCGGCAGCGTCGGCGTGTCGAACTACTGCTTCAGCCGCGGTGACTGCGGCTCGTACAGTGAAGACAATGGTGCGCAGAATGCGCGAGGCATGTTCCAGGCCGGTTCCAACGGCTACCCCGACGGCACCTACAAGCGTGCGCCCAAGGGGAGCACGATGGCGCAGGTCGTGGACGGCCTGAGCAAGACGATCGCGATGTCGGAAAACCTGGTCGGCACCAATTCCCAGAATGTCGTGAACTCCGGGATCGCCACGGGATTCCCCGGCTGGCAGGACTTCGTGCCGTCGGATTGCATGGCTCGGGTCGGTGCCAACGGCCAGTACGTGGCGGGCACCAACACGCGCCCGTGGCGTGGCCAGCGCTGGGCCGACGGCGGGACGACGTTCACCGGCTTCCAGACGGTGACGCCGCCGAACGGCCCGTCGTGCATCGAGGGTGATTGGGACGCGCTCGGTGGGGCGGTGTCCGCCTCGAGCAACCATCCCGGCGGCGTCAACGCCGTGATGGGGGATTCGTCGGTGCGGTTCATCACCAACAACATCGACACGGGCAACCTGTCGCTTTCGTGGCGGGCCTACAACGGAGACGGTTCCCCGGGAGGTCGTGCCTCGCCATACGGCGTGTGGGGCGCGATGGGCTCGCGGGCCGGTCGCGAGTCGGTCGCCACCAGCGATTGA
- a CDS encoding M42 family metallopeptidase: protein MAGPGSGPRVSRRLRGNGRHRLPRQRHRCRPPGSHTARHAGGPKLAASGRATPTDANVLQTPRAGVATALESIPNRSMHSAVETVSLDDLRPRIRCRGRRAAVTIRVTATRGRVNRCPPRMQIRAGSASLSTARLLSPARVSADQGVESAPEIGHLGGEDLLPGLGVPQFDAHHRPHDHHVVPRFHAEE, encoded by the coding sequence GTGGCCGGTCCAGGATCTGGTCCGCGGGTATCTCGCCGGCTGCGCGGAAACGGTCGCCACCGACTCCCACGGCAACGTCATCGGTGCCGCCCACCCGGCAGCCACACCGCGCGTCATGCTGGCGGGCCGAAGCTCGCCGCCAGCGGCCGTGCTACCCCGACCGATGCCAACGTGCTCCAGACGCCCCGCGCCGGCGTCGCCACGGCGCTGGAAAGCATCCCGAACCGCTCCATGCACTCGGCGGTGGAGACGGTATCGCTCGACGACCTCAGGCCCCGCATCCGGTGCAGGGGCCGGCGGGCGGCCGTGACCATCCGTGTCACGGCCACCCGCGGCCGAGTGAATCGCTGCCCTCCGCGCATGCAGATCAGGGCCGGCTCTGCTTCCCTGTCGACGGCTCGGTTGCTCTCGCCGGCGAGGGTCTCAGCCGATCAAGGCGTCGAGTCGGCGCCGGAAATCGGGCATCTCGGCGGTGAGGACCTGCTGCCAGGCCTGGGGGTGCCACAGTTCGACGCACACCACCGCCCCCACGACCACCACGTCGTGCCCCGGTTCCATGCCGAGGAATGA
- a CDS encoding division/cell wall cluster transcriptional repressor MraZ: MGTAGGLLIGEFVRTLDGRFRLSLPVELSAPLLAGGPRLIVAKERAGCLSLWAASTWRPRLDAAVDVLRSKLEAGLLAQRVAEVQQAGRLLSARHASVSLAGRDRLVIPEGFRSFLGMEPGHDVVVVGAVVCVELWHPQAWQQVLTAEMPDFRRRLDALIG; encoded by the coding sequence ATGGGCACGGCCGGTGGATTGCTGATCGGCGAGTTCGTCAGAACGCTCGACGGGCGTTTTCGGCTCTCGTTACCGGTCGAGTTGTCGGCCCCGCTCCTCGCCGGCGGGCCACGGTTGATCGTTGCCAAGGAGCGGGCCGGCTGCCTGTCGCTGTGGGCGGCGTCGACGTGGCGGCCGCGGCTCGACGCGGCGGTCGACGTGCTCCGCAGCAAGTTGGAGGCGGGATTGCTCGCGCAGCGTGTCGCCGAAGTCCAGCAGGCCGGCCGCCTGCTCTCGGCCCGGCATGCCTCGGTGTCGCTGGCGGGGCGCGACCGCCTGGTGATCCCCGAGGGATTCCGGTCATTCCTCGGCATGGAACCGGGGCACGACGTGGTGGTCGTGGGGGCGGTGGTGTGCGTCGAACTGTGGCACCCCCAGGCCTGGCAGCAGGTCCTCACCGCCGAGATGCCCGATTTCCGGCGCCGACTCGACGCCTTGATCGGCTGA
- a CDS encoding sulfite exporter TauE/SafE family protein: protein MSDLVGASSAVGDATVLLPWIGLGLASLLAGAVNAVAGGGTIISFPVVAALFTGPAALVTANATSTVGLWAGAVAAAWAYRDQRQAQPAWARHLLVPSIAGAALGALLVIVLPARWFEALVPWLILGAAILFTIQPRLAAAAFGPPAAPATDQLGDRPVGARVIHGWLAMLAQFLVAVYGGYFGAGIGILTLALIGGLGIADIHRANGVKNLLTMAINGTAAAVFAVASFVSAADSGPATGGGWGVSWPHAAVMAVAAVIGSLGGAHAVRRLRPAHVRRLVAAIAFALAGYYLWREYG, encoded by the coding sequence ATGAGCGACCTGGTAGGCGCCTCGTCCGCCGTCGGCGACGCCACGGTCCTGCTCCCCTGGATCGGGCTCGGACTGGCGAGCCTGCTTGCCGGCGCCGTCAACGCCGTCGCCGGGGGCGGGACGATCATCTCCTTTCCCGTCGTCGCCGCGCTGTTCACCGGGCCGGCGGCGTTGGTGACCGCGAATGCCACGAGCACGGTCGGATTGTGGGCCGGCGCCGTCGCCGCCGCGTGGGCCTACCGCGACCAGCGGCAGGCGCAGCCGGCGTGGGCGCGCCATCTCCTCGTGCCGAGCATCGCCGGCGCGGCGCTCGGGGCGCTGCTGGTGATCGTCCTGCCGGCACGCTGGTTCGAGGCGCTCGTCCCGTGGTTGATCCTCGGCGCTGCCATCCTGTTCACGATTCAACCACGTCTCGCGGCCGCTGCGTTCGGCCCGCCCGCTGCCCCGGCGACCGACCAGCTCGGCGACCGGCCCGTCGGGGCACGAGTGATCCACGGATGGCTCGCGATGCTCGCGCAGTTCCTGGTCGCGGTCTACGGCGGCTATTTCGGCGCCGGCATCGGGATCCTCACGCTGGCCTTGATCGGCGGACTGGGCATCGCCGACATCCATCGCGCCAACGGCGTCAAGAACCTGCTCACGATGGCGATCAACGGCACCGCTGCGGCGGTGTTCGCGGTCGCGTCGTTCGTGTCCGCCGCCGATTCCGGTCCGGCCACCGGCGGCGGATGGGGGGTGTCGTGGCCGCACGCGGCGGTGATGGCCGTCGCCGCGGTGATCGGCAGCCTCGGTGGGGCCCATGCCGTGCGGCGGTTGCGCCCCGCGCATGTGCGCCGCCTCGTCGCCGCCATCGCCTTCGCGCTGGCGGGCTATTATCTGTGGCGGGAGTACGGCTGA
- a CDS encoding ABC transporter ATP-binding protein has protein sequence MLVATHGLTKRYSGFTALDDCSLAVPAGETFGLLGPNGAGKTTLIRLLLGFITPSSGTATVAGHDCARESVAVRAATAYLPGEARLFRRMSGTEVLDFFAHLRAGCDRDRAAGVARRLDLDCSRQVARMSTGMRQKLALAAVLATEARLVILDEPTANLDPTARAEVLALVRESRADGRTVIFSSHVLSEVEATCDRVAIVRAGRVVFEQPLERVRRRHRITARLSAPLASLPPAPDGAATIRDAGDGIMVLDDVAELPPLLGWLATLPLAEIRVEPVGLDAIYDTFHRPGATARPAPIA, from the coding sequence ATGCTCGTCGCGACCCACGGCCTCACCAAACGCTACAGCGGTTTCACCGCCCTCGACGACTGCTCGCTGGCCGTGCCAGCCGGCGAGACGTTCGGCCTCCTCGGCCCCAACGGCGCCGGCAAGACGACGCTCATCCGCTTGCTCCTCGGGTTCATCACGCCGTCGTCGGGCACGGCGACCGTGGCCGGGCATGACTGCGCCCGGGAAAGCGTCGCGGTCCGGGCGGCCACCGCCTACCTCCCCGGTGAAGCCCGTCTCTTCCGGCGGATGAGCGGCACGGAGGTCCTCGACTTTTTCGCCCACCTGCGCGCCGGCTGCGACCGTGACCGGGCTGCCGGGGTGGCACGGCGGCTCGACCTCGACTGCAGCCGTCAGGTCGCACGGATGAGCACGGGGATGCGGCAGAAGCTGGCACTGGCGGCGGTGCTCGCCACCGAGGCGCGGCTGGTGATCCTCGACGAGCCGACGGCGAATCTCGACCCCACCGCGCGGGCCGAGGTGTTGGCACTGGTCCGTGAGAGCCGTGCCGACGGGCGGACGGTGATCTTCTCCTCCCACGTGCTCTCCGAGGTCGAGGCGACCTGCGACCGCGTGGCGATCGTCCGTGCCGGCCGGGTGGTGTTCGAGCAACCGCTCGAACGGGTGCGCCGCCGGCACCGGATCACCGCCCGCCTCAGCGCACCGCTGGCATCGCTGCCTCCGGCTCCCGACGGTGCCGCGACGATCCGCGACGCCGGCGACGGGATCATGGTCCTCGACGATGTCGCCGAGTTGCCGCCGCTGCTCGGCTGGTTGGCGACGCTGCCGCTGGCCGAGATCCGCGTCGAGCCGGTCGGGCTCGACGCCATCTACGACACGTTCCACCGCCCCGGTGCGACCGCACGCCCGGCGCCGATCGCCTGA
- a CDS encoding tetratricopeptide repeat protein, translating to MNAQRQVVGHGARLMLATVGVLLPLGPAVTRAADEPAAAVAEAGEEDLGQAIEKKLGVRRLEDYAEVLDLCRAALRKGLSEESSGFAEDLITGTLVERAERLTEVIFGSRVPDPQWRQMRQFALRDLTEAIERQPDLAAAHLAIARLEALPLGNRDRAAVAASRAIDLAGDEPLIAARAHLVRGNLADDDAATRRADYDRAVELAPGDKEVRRTRALFHLVGDDYENCRADLAAAIEADPEDASLQETLGTVALMEGRLDEARTAFDRALELDPGSVGALLQRARTRALAGDRDAAIGDVDRAVELGPDDPEPLLLRARILHQADQPDKAAADLARILAANPDHPGALEMRGLLAADRNDYAAAIADFRRLARLAPDNAQLAAQLGMLYLAAKQHREAIRRFDRALELDEGLFLARRGRGDAALSVGDHKAARADLARATELEPDDPSVLNNFAWLLATSPDDEIRDGRLAIELATKACERTEWKEAHIISTLAAAYAETGDFATARRYSRQAVDVDDTADEVRTQLREELASYERDRPWRERQQADEPAAAPASAERAPASGAPAPRRPFD from the coding sequence ATGAACGCTCAACGCCAGGTGGTGGGTCACGGGGCGCGGCTGATGCTGGCGACCGTCGGCGTCCTGCTGCCGCTCGGTCCCGCCGTCACCCGTGCCGCCGACGAACCGGCCGCCGCGGTCGCCGAAGCCGGGGAGGAAGACCTCGGGCAGGCGATCGAGAAGAAACTCGGCGTCCGCCGACTCGAGGACTACGCCGAAGTCCTCGACCTCTGCCGGGCGGCGCTGCGGAAGGGACTTTCGGAGGAGTCAAGCGGGTTCGCCGAGGACCTCATCACCGGCACGTTGGTCGAGCGTGCCGAGCGCCTCACCGAGGTGATTTTCGGGTCGCGCGTTCCCGATCCCCAGTGGCGGCAGATGCGGCAATTCGCCCTCCGCGACCTCACCGAGGCGATCGAACGCCAGCCCGACCTGGCCGCGGCCCATCTGGCGATCGCGCGGCTCGAGGCCCTGCCGCTCGGCAACCGGGATCGCGCCGCCGTCGCCGCGTCCCGGGCGATCGACCTGGCAGGCGACGAACCGCTGATCGCCGCCCGTGCCCATCTGGTGCGCGGCAATCTGGCCGACGACGATGCCGCGACGAGGCGTGCCGATTACGACCGCGCCGTCGAGCTCGCCCCCGGCGACAAGGAGGTGCGGCGGACCCGGGCACTGTTCCACCTCGTCGGCGACGACTATGAGAACTGCCGGGCTGACCTCGCCGCGGCGATCGAGGCGGATCCCGAAGACGCCTCGCTCCAGGAGACGCTCGGCACCGTGGCCCTCATGGAAGGTCGCCTCGACGAGGCTCGGACCGCCTTCGACAGGGCCCTCGAACTCGACCCGGGCAGTGTCGGCGCCCTGCTCCAGCGGGCCCGGACACGGGCGCTCGCCGGCGACCGTGACGCTGCGATCGGCGACGTCGACCGGGCGGTCGAGCTCGGCCCCGACGATCCCGAGCCGCTCCTCCTCCGAGCGCGGATCCTCCACCAGGCCGACCAGCCCGACAAAGCCGCCGCAGACCTGGCACGGATCCTCGCCGCCAATCCCGATCACCCCGGAGCGCTGGAGATGCGCGGCCTGTTGGCCGCTGACCGCAACGACTACGCCGCCGCGATCGCCGATTTCCGTCGGCTCGCCCGGCTCGCTCCGGACAACGCCCAGTTGGCGGCCCAACTCGGGATGCTGTACCTCGCGGCGAAGCAGCACCGCGAGGCGATCCGACGCTTCGACCGCGCCCTCGAGCTCGACGAGGGGCTGTTCCTCGCGCGGCGCGGGCGTGGCGACGCGGCACTGTCGGTCGGCGACCACAAGGCGGCTCGGGCCGACCTGGCCCGCGCCACGGAACTCGAGCCCGACGATCCCTCGGTCCTCAACAACTTCGCCTGGCTGCTGGCGACGTCGCCCGACGACGAGATCCGCGACGGGCGCCTGGCGATCGAACTGGCCACCAAGGCCTGCGAACGCACCGAGTGGAAGGAGGCGCACATCATTTCCACGCTCGCCGCGGCCTACGCGGAGACCGGCGACTTCGCCACTGCCCGCCGTTACAGCCGCCAGGCGGTCGACGTCGACGACACTGCCGACGAGGTGCGCACGCAGCTCCGCGAGGAATTGGCCAGCTACGAACGCGACCGGCCGTGGCGCGAGCGGCAGCAGGCCGACGAGCCGGCGGCAGCGCCCGCCTCTGCCGAACGGGCGCCCGCGTCCGGGGCACCGGCACCGCGGCGGCCGTTCGATTGA
- a CDS encoding antitermination protein NusG: protein MPILPFQPDIFPPGLFELESAAAIAPAEVSATATGRWLAFYTLTRREKELMRCLTGAAIPFYAPLVRRRIPSPGGRVRASFVPLFPGYVFSLVDDDQRRLALATNTIARCIPVSEPEELVRDLRSIRRLITTDAPLTPEARIDAGHRVRVRSGPLRGLEGAVIRRGTGERLVVAVRFLNQGVSMELEDVDVERL from the coding sequence ATGCCCATCCTGCCCTTTCAGCCCGACATCTTTCCGCCGGGGTTGTTCGAACTCGAATCCGCGGCGGCGATCGCCCCGGCGGAGGTTTCAGCCACGGCGACCGGACGGTGGCTCGCCTTCTATACGCTCACCCGACGGGAGAAGGAGTTGATGCGGTGCCTGACCGGAGCGGCGATTCCCTTTTACGCGCCGCTGGTTCGCCGCCGGATCCCCTCACCCGGCGGGAGGGTACGGGCGTCGTTCGTGCCGCTGTTTCCCGGCTACGTCTTCTCCCTGGTCGACGACGACCAACGGCGTCTCGCCCTCGCCACGAACACCATCGCCCGCTGCATACCCGTCTCCGAACCCGAGGAACTTGTCCGCGACCTACGGTCGATCCGGCGGCTGATCACCACCGATGCCCCGTTGACGCCGGAAGCGCGGATCGACGCCGGGCACCGGGTCCGTGTCCGCTCCGGCCCGCTCCGCGGACTCGAAGGCGCGGTGATCCGCCGTGGCACCGGCGAACGGCTCGTCGTCGCGGTACGATTCCTCAACCAAGGCGTGTCGATGGAGCTCGAGGATGTCGACGTGGAACGTTTGTGA
- a CDS encoding polysaccharide biosynthesis protein, translated as MSQYDPTSVAPGSGAEIADGPAHAEPRILRWLRGIAPTREAILATAFVAVLCEFAYLAAFAVRGELILQPSDSGVIKGTIGWVVAIQTVTFYLRGLCHRPWRAARFQDLNRLVRAATAALMILIAWNYFFAQRFPGTPTIPRTVLVVDWVFAVLAVGSMQAIARSVYEEVAPATTSGSEVGVIIASAGPAGQRLARDLSRLSQGRFYVSGLLDDDHDLYGIRVGRGRVLGPLEVAVPCAKRLRVRELLVPDATLYGHQLRQLCEKCDAAGITVRIASIDTDGDVAATRSAPSGSSAPPRDVLRIRRVELPDLLSRPVTRIQDHGDLIGPFLRGRRVLVTGAGGSIGSEICRQLIGHGPRALVLVERSEAALFEIHRQLAASAGDTVVLPLLVDITSPARVDGVLRDQRPEIVIHAAAYKHLPLMESHPIEAIENNALGTASLADACVAAGVETFVALSTDKAVYPSSVMGASKLVAERFLQALGPASGRRFVVVRFGNVIGSSGSAVPIFADRLRQRLPVTVTHPDVRRYFMTIKEAARLVILAAATGDSGGLFVLDMGEAVPIVELVHAVAFVMGMHRDDVRIEFSELRPGEKLDEELFFADEVRTPTTDERVTCAMRPERSLAEVRGWLDELREAAGRGPAAARETLMRIAAADCNASDRAVAPVPVSGRPSGREELATAAVDAKLPRRARGGA; from the coding sequence ATGAGCCAGTACGATCCCACGAGCGTGGCTCCCGGCAGTGGTGCCGAGATCGCCGACGGTCCGGCGCACGCCGAGCCGAGGATTCTCCGCTGGCTCCGCGGCATCGCGCCCACCCGGGAGGCGATCCTCGCGACCGCCTTCGTGGCGGTGCTCTGTGAATTCGCCTACCTGGCCGCGTTCGCCGTGCGTGGCGAGTTGATCCTCCAGCCGTCCGACTCCGGAGTGATCAAGGGCACGATCGGCTGGGTCGTCGCCATCCAGACGGTGACGTTCTACCTCCGGGGCCTGTGCCATCGTCCGTGGCGGGCAGCCCGCTTCCAGGACCTCAATCGGCTCGTCCGGGCCGCGACGGCAGCCCTGATGATCCTGATCGCCTGGAACTACTTCTTCGCCCAGCGCTTTCCAGGCACACCGACCATCCCCCGTACCGTCCTCGTGGTCGATTGGGTGTTTGCGGTGCTCGCTGTCGGCAGCATGCAGGCGATCGCCCGCAGCGTCTACGAGGAGGTCGCCCCGGCGACGACATCGGGCAGCGAGGTCGGGGTGATCATCGCCTCGGCCGGGCCGGCCGGCCAACGCCTGGCCCGCGATCTGTCGCGCCTTTCGCAAGGACGCTTCTACGTTTCCGGCCTCCTCGACGACGACCACGACTTGTACGGGATCCGCGTCGGCCGCGGCCGCGTGCTCGGGCCGCTGGAGGTCGCGGTCCCCTGCGCCAAACGACTTCGCGTCCGCGAACTGCTCGTCCCCGATGCCACGCTGTACGGCCACCAACTCCGCCAACTGTGCGAGAAATGCGACGCCGCCGGGATCACGGTCCGCATCGCCTCCATCGACACCGACGGCGACGTGGCAGCGACGCGCAGCGCACCATCGGGCTCCTCAGCCCCGCCCCGCGACGTGCTCCGCATCCGGCGTGTCGAATTGCCCGATCTGCTGTCGCGGCCGGTGACCAGGATCCAGGACCACGGCGACTTGATCGGGCCGTTCCTCCGCGGTCGGCGCGTTCTCGTGACCGGTGCCGGTGGGTCGATCGGCAGCGAGATCTGCCGGCAGTTGATCGGCCACGGGCCACGGGCGCTCGTCCTCGTCGAGCGGTCGGAAGCGGCCCTGTTCGAGATCCACCGTCAACTCGCCGCGAGCGCCGGCGACACCGTCGTCCTGCCGCTCCTCGTCGACATCACTTCGCCGGCCCGGGTCGACGGCGTGCTCCGTGACCAGCGCCCCGAGATCGTCATCCACGCGGCGGCCTACAAGCATCTCCCCTTGATGGAATCACATCCGATCGAGGCGATCGAGAACAACGCGCTTGGCACCGCGTCCCTCGCGGACGCCTGCGTGGCGGCCGGTGTCGAGACGTTCGTCGCGCTGTCGACCGACAAGGCCGTGTATCCGTCGAGCGTGATGGGAGCCTCGAAGCTCGTCGCCGAGCGGTTCCTCCAGGCACTCGGTCCCGCCTCGGGACGGCGTTTCGTGGTGGTGAGGTTCGGCAATGTCATCGGGTCGAGCGGCAGCGCCGTGCCGATCTTCGCCGACCGGCTCCGCCAGCGGCTTCCGGTCACCGTCACGCACCCCGACGTGCGCCGCTACTTCATGACCATCAAGGAGGCGGCGCGGCTGGTGATCCTCGCCGCGGCGACGGGCGACTCCGGTGGGCTGTTCGTCCTCGACATGGGGGAGGCGGTGCCGATCGTCGAGTTGGTTCACGCCGTCGCCTTCGTGATGGGGATGCACCGCGACGACGTGAGGATCGAGTTCAGTGAGCTGCGCCCCGGCGAGAAGCTCGACGAGGAACTGTTCTTCGCCGACGAGGTGCGGACGCCGACCACCGACGAACGGGTCACCTGCGCGATGCGTCCGGAGCGGTCGCTCGCCGAGGTCCGTGGCTGGCTCGACGAACTGCGCGAGGCTGCCGGCCGCGGTCCCGCCGCGGCCCGGGAGACGCTGATGCGGATCGCTGCGGCCGACTGCAACGCCTCAGACCGGGCGGTCGCCCCGGTGCCCGTCTCGGGGCGACCGTCAGGACGCGAGGAATTGGCCACTGCGGCCGTCGATGCGAAGCTGCCGCGGCGGGCACGAGGTGGCGCATGA
- a CDS encoding DegT/DnrJ/EryC1/StrS family aminotransferase: MSDPPRAAIQWRVPFVRPDLPPFEAVESAYRRIHASGLLTKGSELTAFEAEAARVLGSEHVVAVSSCSVGLALVMRALRAGRGGPDPVGRVEVILPSFIFLAAPAAVVWAGLEPVFVDVDPASWTIDPRAVAAALGPRTLAVLGCHTFGCPCDTDRLAAICDDAGVPLLVDAAHGLGSRRRGKQVGAEGLAQVFSLSPTKLVCAGEGGLVATSSPALAAALRDLREYGNDGTYDCLVPGLNGRMPEPAAALGRASLSRLPEVAARRAAIAAAYTRGLGGVPGLTLQDIDPSTESSWKDYSVLVDPDLFGTDRDAVRRALAGAGIDSRTYYDPPCHSMPAFRHHRVAGGMTVTERLAAASLSLPMGGQMTEALAAEVVAVITRSAAGLASGAGSGP, from the coding sequence ATGAGCGACCCTCCTCGGGCAGCGATCCAGTGGCGGGTGCCGTTCGTCCGTCCCGACCTGCCGCCCTTCGAGGCCGTCGAATCCGCGTATCGACGGATCCACGCCTCGGGGCTGCTCACCAAGGGCAGCGAGTTGACCGCGTTCGAGGCCGAGGCGGCACGGGTGCTCGGCAGCGAGCACGTCGTCGCGGTGTCGAGTTGTTCGGTGGGCCTGGCGCTGGTGATGCGCGCCCTGCGGGCAGGACGCGGCGGCCCTGATCCCGTCGGACGCGTCGAGGTGATCCTGCCGAGTTTCATCTTCCTGGCAGCCCCGGCAGCCGTCGTCTGGGCCGGCCTCGAGCCGGTCTTCGTCGACGTCGATCCGGCATCCTGGACGATCGATCCCCGCGCCGTCGCCGCCGCGCTTGGCCCGCGCACGCTGGCGGTGCTCGGCTGCCACACGTTCGGCTGCCCATGTGACACCGACCGTCTCGCGGCGATCTGCGACGACGCCGGTGTGCCCCTGCTGGTCGATGCCGCCCATGGCCTGGGCAGCCGGCGGCGCGGGAAGCAGGTGGGAGCCGAGGGACTCGCCCAGGTGTTCAGTCTGTCGCCGACGAAACTCGTCTGTGCCGGCGAAGGCGGCCTGGTGGCCACGTCGAGCCCGGCACTGGCCGCCGCGCTCCGGGACCTGCGCGAGTATGGCAACGACGGGACCTACGATTGCCTCGTTCCCGGACTCAACGGCCGCATGCCGGAACCCGCCGCCGCGCTGGGGCGGGCCTCGCTGTCGAGGCTCCCCGAGGTTGCCGCCCGCCGCGCCGCGATCGCCGCAGCGTACACCCGTGGCCTGGGGGGGGTGCCGGGCCTCACTCTCCAGGACATCGATCCCTCCACGGAGAGCAGTTGGAAGGATTACTCGGTGCTCGTCGATCCCGACCTGTTCGGCACCGACCGCGACGCCGTGCGGCGGGCGTTGGCGGGCGCCGGCATCGATTCGCGCACGTACTACGATCCCCCGTGCCACTCCATGCCGGCCTTCCGACACCACCGGGTGGCCGGCGGCATGACCGTCACCGAGCGGCTCGCCGCCGCAAGTCTCTCGCTGCCGATGGGGGGCCAGATGACCGAGGCGCTTGCCGCCGAGGTGGTTGCGGTGATCACGCGCAGCGCGGCGGGACTGGCCTCCGGTGCGGGGTCGGGGCCATGA